The region TAATGCACGGATGTTTTGGATTTGGGGATTTATTTGTGCCAAAGCCATCGGCTCCCATTCATTTCAGTGCAGCATCAAAATCAGCAATTCTCAGATTGAAACATGCTTGAACAGTATAATCCATCACACTGAATGTCAAGTGTGCAATAATTTCAGTTCAAATTAATGTAATCTTGAAGGTCCCACGcactcactcacccacccacccacccacacacactcacatgtagTCAGCATCCCTCTGGGTGTCCTCCACAGATATACCCAGCAGTACACACAGTCCCCGTCCTATTGAACTGACCTGCTCCTCTCCCactgcaggaaaacagagaaaggctgATGAGTGAATGAACTGCTGCTGTCATTCAGAGCTGGCAGGTGACAGGCTGAATGAGATCAGTGTGGAGGGAAGGAGCCAGCTGTCCAGACTATCATTCAGCTGTCACAACCCCTGTCACTGTCACGGGGGGGACACTGTCATTATTTGTGCGGTGAAATGACGTTTACTGGTGTCCTCCGAGCAGCAATAGCCAGGTAGCAGTGCTCTGTGTGGACTCTGGTCAGAGACACACCTGGCTATCCCTGACGCCCCTCTCATTTTTGCTGGGAGTGCTAATGCTAACCCAGCTAGCTTAACTAACATACATGGTCAGCGAGGTTACTAAATGAAAGCTGTTAGCCTCAGTAGACGGGACATTATCAAAGGCGGCAAAGCATGGCAGGTTAGCTCAGTTCAAAACAACCGCTTACCTGTCACAGTCGCCCTGGTGACCCTCTGAATGATAgctttcattgttttgattgtgtTGGGGAGCACGCTCTCACAACTTCCGTGGAACCACACCGTGAACGGCGCGTTGTCGCCCTCTGCCGGCAGCGAGACGCAGCACACATCCTCCGCTGCTTCCGGAGGACTGATGGGACAGGACTGATCTTTTTTAGCATTCAGACCCATGTGGATGAAACTTACCACGTACATTTACTGGAGTTAACGCCTCAGTACAATTCTGAAGTACTTACACTTTCTCTTGTTAACTCGATGCtaatttctctttcttcttctctactTCAAAACTATTAAGtgtataaaaacacataatGTACTGTACAATATATAAAATAGCTATAATTAGCACATACCTCAGCCTGTTAAAGAATTTAAACACGCTTTGCATGGTAATGCACGtcataattattaattaattatactTTTAACTTAATGTTAAATTGTGAACGCAGTGCTTTTACTAATGGAGTACTGGAGTATTTGTACAGGGtggtattgtttttgttttgctttgctttgttttttgtggaTTTCTTTTTAGTAATACTCCTTCCACCTTGAGATTGAATCTTTATTGtaggttgttgttgttatagcAACACACTCAGGTGTGTCTAGACTACCTGTGTGGTGAGAGTGCAGGGAATGGGATGTGCTGGGAATTACAATAGAGCTAAGAGGTGGAAATAACAAGTGTTGCATATATGAATATTGCTTTGACATGGAGACCAAAAAGTAATATCACTGTGAAAAATAACTTGCTTACTTAAGGTGTTCAGTTTTATTGAGATTGCTATGTTGTTTTTATATAAACTACCTAAATTATATTAAATAAGCCTAATGGCCTCAGACACTTATTGTACTAACAAAGTTAAATGGAATAtgaacatgtttatttaaataaacattagTTTATTTAAACTCTGTGGCAACATTACGTGGTGgtcattttatattattttaataatatatCATGACCAGTTACAGTTGAGTGGCATCCAAACAAAATGGCAGCTTGCACAGATACCACAATGGAATTTCCTTTACAAATTATAATTATGTCCTCACACAAAAGCAGAAACTCATCATCATAAAGATTCACTCCTGACAAGAGTAAACCTTCTGTCCATTGTCCTTTGCACTGATGCAGCTACTTTTCACCGTCTCCAGTCCCAGGTTGACTGCTGAATGACGTGATGAAATTGTAGATCCTTGAACTGTATGGGACAAAGTCCTTCTTGTAGACCATGACAGTTTTGGAGTGAGCTGTCTGGTAGACGACTTTATTTGGATTTTCCTGTTCTtccacctcttcttctttttggaCTGAGGTGAAGGGGGAAAGTAAAGCGTGATTTAGTTAACAGTTACTGTTGATATATGTGGGTAAACAGGGTTGTATACTGTGTATGATAACTGAAAAGGTCAGACGAGTCTGAATGAATATGAACCGTTGATGTTGGAAGTAATCAGACCCattagtttattttaatttccaaaGTGGCTTCTTGTTACAGTGTATAGTATATATTACATACTTATTGTTTATACTGTAACACAGACTCATTGAACTGTATTGGATCTGATCATACGGTACATAtatagtgtatgtgtgcactatTTACGTTGGACACATCACCCCATTGGTTTGCTGTTCATTCCGTACATTCATTCATCTTTACATATACATGTTAACATACAGTCAGCTTGCTGGTAGATGCTAAACTGCTACTTTCTGCGTGTAAAAACAATGACCTGCTCACAGCGCTGTTAGCCGACTGTTTTTTCATAACATTATCAACAAAGACAGTGATAAAGGTGGTGACTAGCAGAgtgaacagcagtgtgtgtgtgtgtgtgtgtgtgtgtgtgtgagagagagagagagagagagagagagagagagagagagagagagagagagagatacagtgtgtgctgcttcacactcactcacctgCCGTGTCCTCATAACGACCTGTGTATTTGTAATATGCGTAGGAGCCGATCATGGTCCAGACGCCAAGAGCATAAACTGCTGATACTCTTTTATTCCACTTCAGCGCATCTTTAAACGGCATGACTGCAGTCTGAGCCGATAAACGGGCTCCTCTTTATGCTGCTGTAAAGGTGTCGCGTCTCTTTAGCTGGAGCGTTCAGGAGGCCGCCATGACAGCAACACGCGgaagtacaaaaacacaaacttccGGGGCGTGGCCAAGACTGTTTAAAGAAATATAACCgatgatttaaatgaaaaagtaaagagTAAAGACTAGGTAAAGAGTAAAATAAGTGTTTTGTATCACCAATTTTAAACgtttatatttattaaatattgttcCTATAGTAAACACATACTGTCCGAACATGGTATATGTATGTCTCTGTGCCAGATAGCTGATCAATCTTTCTTCCATATCAGGagaatacattttattacatAGAACGACAGGATTTTAATatacatttattatatatttgacACACAAATCAACAGGAAAACCCAATATCAGCACCTAAAACCATGTCAGAATTTGGGAACATAATTTGCTCTGAAATATACATGCTCTGTTTAAAGGTGTCATACTCAGGTTATGTTATAAACATGACTTTGATACATTTGTCATATGGCATTATTACAGTGTGCTGTCTTTCCTGCTGCCACGTGGATCTCCTCTGAGGAAAGAGACTATTCCTAGACACAGTCAGTCTATGGGTGATTTTGTGGGCCTTCACAGCTGTGGCCCTGGAACTTAAAGCTTTTTGAACATGTTGCCTTTCACAGCTGGCTGAGTCCTGCATGAGATAAATAGTGGTAAATGCCAGACCTGGTCATGTGATTAAATTACCTATACATAACATAATCATGTTGGCTCTTGAATTACTTGGCATGTAAAGATGTGTGAATATGTAAATAGGGAAATTCCACATGGATGAACTTACTCTAAATGCAAACTATGGATTCTTTTGCAAAGAATTATTTGAAAATTGCACCACAATTAAGTTtataaaagaaagaacatgcaCTTGATGTGCCATTTTAGTTTatggttattttatttactttgttttatcttttatccCTCTGTTTATATCAATGGTATTATccgtttttggggtttttttttttttttttttacatactgtatgcgTGTACTGTTCTGTTtctaaaaagtaaatttttttaaaagaccTGTGAGAAGGGTAGTTGAGCTGAAGAGATTTTCTGGACGTTGTGGGGGCACCAGCCAATCAATACTTCATGTAGTAGATATGAGTCACTCCATATTATTTTCCTGATTTATTATGTTACTGCTCATGGTACGTGGGATAAAGGTCAGAGCTGTCACCTGACATGCCTTGTGGCTACACTGAAATACCGCACGCACATGTTCTTTCTGAACAACATGAATAAATCTCTGTGACTTGTGGTTGACTATATAAAGAATGggatttttaaatgttgtccTTGCCCCATGTTAGCTGAAGGATATAGCTCGTTAGGTTCACATGAAAACTGAAGACTGTCCACAGACCATTCAGctaacacaaaaaaatggatTTGATTTGTACAGGAAAAGGGCAGAGCTGTAGACTCGGACTCGGACTTGAGTCGcaaataatcacaaaaattATGACaagagaactgaactgaacttgaATTTGACTCCTGATTTGAATTGTATGGGACTTGACTCCCTAAACACGTGACCTCATGTAAGATTTGAAGGAAAAAAGCAATCAAGTCTTGGGACAGTCACTGAAGTCACTGTGGCTAACACTGAAGACACAGAAGTCATGTCCGTAGTGATTTTTTAACAGAATATGGAGGCCTAAAGCAAATACTTCAATCTAAATGACCACTTGCAGGTTACAGAACAACTGTGATCATGGTTAGATTCAAAAGATTCAAAAAGATTCAAAagatttttattgtcaattcactatatgtgcaggacatacaggcaaatcaaaatactgtttctctttcacccGGTGAGACTTGCGattaagtataaaaaaaaaaaaaaaaaaaaggagaaacaatgGTGAAATGGGTTTGAAATGGGAAATGGACAGCAGCCTCCTGTATTGGACAACTTTCAGTTGTGGATGCATATACATTTGCTATTCTACTGAGTATTTCATTGACAATGTACAAGCTACTTAAAATAAACCACAATACACATGTTTGTGGTTATGAAAGAACATTTCATCCATTGTAACAGTGTGGCTTACTGttttttaactgttgttttttttttgtttgtttgtttttttttttttgtttggtttggtttgttttgttttttgttttgtttttttggtgatAGTGTAACTCTGTCAGCTTTTGGCCATGCAATAGTATGAATAAGTAAAATCAATTCACAGTTGTTTTAGGTCTTTTCATAGTGTttgctgacaataagaaaaGTACACAACATCACCAGAATGATCCTCTGAAAACAGTTctgataaagtttttttcttgagACATCTGTGTGACCTGGGAATATGACAAATCACACATGTGAGGGTAGATTTATAGCACTGTTAATGATGAGTCACACACAGCTTTCTctaaactgtttaaaaaaaaaataataaggtGTACAGATGCTATGGAACAGCTGTGGCTGGCAGGTTGCCCATACAAGAGGGTGAAGACATGATTCATAGAAAAATAatgtgtggctgttttctttcactaGAATACAGCTTGTATTTCTGACCAGTTCAACTTACTAACAACAGTCTAAGGTTTGATGAACTTTTAATGAATAATTGTATACTTTTTATATCACATAAAAAGCTAATATAGCTAATATATTTGATCCTCAGACTCCTGGAGGCCTTGAGGTATGTAGGTTAGGATCCATACTTGCCAGAACTGAAACATACCTGACTAATAGCCTTTAGCGACTGGGTGTGGTGCTTTAAAtgtcactcattcattcatttctccctgagccatacatttttaaagtgctTTGAGTTGGGAAAGCAATGCCAGAGCCAAGGCTGCTGAAATGACATTTCAACTGTTTTAGCCTGGCTAAGACCAAAACACAGCCTGCCCTGCTGGTTTGAGGTTGAAGGTCAAATAAATCAGTGCACAAGATGGAACGGCTGACataagagagaaggaagaacaTGCCTTGTTGTTACTTAACTGCTGCCAACAGatgttttgaatgtgttttaacaGAAGCGTCTGTGCCACTAAAGAATTCGTCCCTCCTAATTTTCATTCAAGAGCATTTCAGATTTGTTGGATCAGCAGATGCATTCGTACCTGAATGATCACACATCCACCATGAGACAGGAAAAAGTCATTGATGTATTTTAAGTTTCTCAAATAGTTGTAGATTTAGttatcaaatgtaaaataaaatctgtagcTTAAGTTCTTCATTGTTACATACCTTAAATTTTGAGTGAGTCTTGCACAAGAATCCAGGCTCCAGAATCCAGAATGTCACATAGCCTACATGATTTATATGTCCAAAAATGACAGTGAGTCGGATCAACATATGAACACTAATacactaaaaaactaaataaataaaacactaaatATCTGAATATAAACAATAGCTGAAATGACTACGTGTGATGGGACAGGTGTTGCTCAGAGTGATGTGCTCACAGGGTGTTTTAGATCAGCTTCTCCACAGCTCACACCTCAAACTCACTCTTCTCAGCCTCCTGTCCTGCAACTGCAGCTTTCAGCAAGAAAGCTGTGATAACCCCACTGTACACAACCAGCAACACAaagcagacaaagttagcaactggCTGGAGAACACTGTGCAGCATTTAGCAGATAAAGAACCTGACATGTAGACACAGGTCTTCAGATTAATCTTAATGTTCCTCTGCATGATGTGTGACaggcagttgttgttgttaacaCGTCGGCCAAAACAGCTTTATGAGGTGATGATATCAGATGCTGTTTTCAGCTGGTTCCaatgcccccaagtggccagaaAGATTAATGAATGCTAACTGAAGGCGTAGCATCTGTCACTGGTTATTTCATGGATGTTGTAGATGACCATTCAGACTCTACTGGTACATCTACAGGTTTACAGTTTGGTACACATGCTCGCCCCGCTCAGAGAGAACTGTCATCACTTTGGTGATCAACTGACTTTTAATCTAGTGCCATCATCAAGTCATTGCTTACAACACTAATCtccttcccatcagcctcagctttgCTTTGTGTTAGGTACTAATTAACAAATATAAGCATGTTAACATGATAAAGACTAAGATAGTGACCATGGTTAACATTACACCTGCTTAGCATCAGCAGGTTACCATTGTCATTGGGACAATGTTTAGTACGCAGATGTTCACATTTAGTGTGAAGTACAGCCATAGACTCACTCCTGTCACTTTCAGTCTCCTCTGTGAAATGtgttctgttctctctgttccttCCCTGTTTCAATGTTAGTTCAGTATAATGTAAGAGGATAAAATGCAAcgtacatttttaatttcagcctCCAGAAATGTGCACGTACAGCGTGATGTTGTAAATAATGCGTTTTTCAGCTCCACTGAGGGTGTATACAGGTCCGATGAAGTGCAGCGGCAGTGTAGTGCCAAGCACAGTGTGAGAGTCAGGCCTCACTGCAGCTGTAAAGCTCAAAGcatgtaaacaacacaaaaacagaacacaaaaatCTCTGTCTTCTCACACTGAATTTTCAGGTCTTCCATAAAGAGGTATTATATTTATGTGATTTACATTCCATATTTAAAATTCTTACTTTTTGACAAATTGCTTTCTACAAACTCTAgaaatttattacatttttgtgaATAATTAGTCCACTCGTGTCTGTCTcattaaaaaatcaaatatttggATACACAGAGGAATCTGCTGCTGGATGATGATCCTCAGAGCTGACACCACGGCACCACGTTCTCTTAAAACATGTAGAAGACTGAGGCATTCCTTAACCCTTCaatggttttctttctttacttttagATTCAAGGTCACAATCCTTTCATGTTTATGTCTCATAAGGCCCGTTTATCTATGTTAGTCTGCACATCTCTATCATGCTTGtaatcacagaaacaaacacgAGTAATTAGTAATGCAGTAGTGTAACATATTGTTCGACCACTTTTACTATCTTCAGTATTTTACTCTTTGATTCATTGAGCCCAGGGCTGTTTTTCCTGCACTGTCTGTGGAGAAAGCCTGTCACAGGCTGAAGTAAGGGCCCCCTTCCTCTCTGTTGGAACTTGTCGACTGAAGCTATGAGTCAGACAAAGCTAATACATAAACTCTGCAGGCACATGTATGTCCCAGGCACTGTACGGTGTATTCCCTCAATACCTAGGGCTTTATGCACTGCAATGTGGTGAACACGGTAGACTGACTTAcctgaagcctttttttttctgctggggGCATAAGGGGGGGTTTGGAATTATTTTTGCACAAATGGTCTAAGAGGTAAGTAAAACTCTACGTTTTTTATATTGAGAATAGGCATGAAATTAAGTAAATCTCATAAAGCAGTTGTGAAAATGAAGTGTGATTACAGGGTTACAGGTTGTAAGTGGTTCATCTGTACGTTTGGTGTAAGTCTGGTTAAACTAAATTGATCacacaaagggagagaaaaaatggaaaagaacaaatgaataatCAAGTAATAAAGAtcatgagatttaaaaaaagatcctacacatcacagtcatatgaaatatgaaacaaagGTCCATGTGTATTTACACGTGTCCTGTAATAATGAATAAAGTGAGGAGATAGGATGTTGCATTACATATTTAAACACAAAAGCTACACTTGAGCAAAAACATTGTACTTGAGGGAATAGAATTGAGTGGAGGTGTCTTGTgtctgcagagagcagagacaaagacacaaaacaaaaaagtaagtgtgaaacaaaaaggaaaaccacTGTGGATGTAGTTTACTGCTCAGTCTAGATTTGACGTTCGCTCTATAATTACCAGTAACAGCTGAAAAACTTATGTTAATTGTGCATTAAAGAGTGTCAGGCAAATGACTAGTGTGAGaagtaaatgtttttactttcactgttgTACTCCACGTTCATGTGGGGGCAGGTTGTGTGGGAGGTTTGGGGGGGTGGTAATTTTTGTGGGTAACATTGCTGGAAGCTACACACTCCTTTTCAAGATGTCAAGACCGCAGTTCCTGTGTGTGATTAAGTTAATATTTCCAAAAACACTACCAGTCACCACAATGTAATTGTTGCCTTTGATGTAAAAGTTATTTCCAACAAGTCAACATTTCATAATCTATCAAAAATCTTGTATTTTAGCTTAATGACGCTGCATCTTTGAGTCAGCAGTCATTTAATGTAACTCAAACCAAAAACTTCCAATAATTAGATGATGTTTAAATCGTTTGAAGTTCATAGTAAAATACTCGTGGAATCAAAAGCACAATATTCAGTTTGATTTGAAAGGTGAGACGAGTCTTTCACATTAAACGGGGGGCGGCCcggggagacagacagaaccaTGAACCCACAGAACTCTTGCTAAACTCTTGTTATGCAAACATGatatggaaacaaaaacataaaacttatAGGGTTTATTCCCTTTCCACAcactcaaaaataaaacagcaaatctgTGAAATGTCTCCATGTTCCATGTTAGTGTCTTTAAAGAAAGATTGTGAACAGGTCGTCGGTCTCTACCCTCTGATGCGACCCACAGGATCATCTCCTGAGCCCCTACAAACAGGCAAACCAGACCTTCATGGTTATAATGATAAACATGTGGTCAAGCTTTTGAAACAATCAGGGTTTGGCCAGATTTAGACAGAAACTATTTGTTTAGGTTTAGAGAAGAATCATGATTTGGGTTGAAGTAAGGTTTGACTGACTGTCAGTATCCCACAGGAAATCAACAgcagtttattttattaaaatccTGTGTGTTTCCAGCTCGTTCATCCATCCCATCCTACTCCTAATGTAGACTTTGTTGTTCTTTATTCtatgtcacctgacttcctccctTTTTAtagaggtcacctaacaataaaacacagctaTGGGTCATAATGAGCAGCTTGCACAGACGACCTACGGGCTCTGTTTTTACATGGCAGTGTCTTTGCTGAACAGCAGCTACTGTGGCCAATGGAACTGTTATGGGATGATGCTAAGTGATAAAATGTAGTGTGACATTAAAACAAGTGGAGAAGAGTCAAACAGTGAGCAGCAACATCTGCCATTAACATTAATATTAGCAAACAGAAGAAGTCAGCTTCtcgttttcattttttccctttttgtttttgaggttttttttctggacaTGTGTTGTTTGAGATTGGAGAACTcattatgaaacaaaacagacactgtcAGCTTCTGCCCGGGCTCTGATTGAGTCTACACTTGCCACTGCCTCCAGGTGTAAACGATCAGTTACCATCTGTGTGGCAGCTGGGCAAAGATTTGATGTCTTTTCCTCCAGCTACGACTGAAGCGTCAGATCTGTTTCAGTTGAGTTTCTGTGGTGCTGTGCCTCTATACTGTGGCTCTGTGCTGTTTAAAAGGAAAGCCACATTTATCAGGGGAACAATGAGCCACGCCCTTTCCATACAGCTTCAGGTGAACCCTTCAAATCACTGGCATGCTGGTTTTCAAAGAGTTCTTTCCACCAGAGACATGGCgacaaaggaaagaaatatGACCACAGAAAAATAGGACTCACTCAGAGGAACTATGTGGCAGATTCCCCCTCAGGCTATAATAACTTTCCAGTTCAATGTAATGAAAATCtgcttttccactgtgtttaaGTCTTTCATATTTCACCCAGTATGACAGCCTGTAATTCACAACTTCTTTGCAACAGATAACACTGGATGGACAGTCCAACTACAATCAAGACGGTCAGCTCAGGTGGAGGTGctggaggaagcagcagaggtgaGATGTGAAAGGTGTTGGGTCTGTGACTGTGGCTGTTCTTACACTGATAGTGCAgtgatacatacatacattttatttaacaaagCGTATGGTGGAGGATTAAATATAAACTGTGAATTGTAACACGGTCTCAGTGACAGCAGTAAATGGTGTAGACTCGATGACAGCATTTAAAGAGCTGGATCATCCAAACTACAGCAACACAGCCAACTCTTTATAAACAACAGGACAGAAAATAGAATAAGAACATTAGTACACATGAGATGATGCATTTGtatctaatattttttttatttgttttacagtggtCACTAAATCAGTCACCTCTACTAGACTGACATCACAAAGTAAGTTGTGCCTTTAGTCATCTTCACACACAACAAATCATTATCTATAGTTTGTTGCAGGACGACACATTCTGAATTATAGATTTTGAATTAGCTGCACTAATCATTATTTTTCAGAGTCTTTATCTTTAGCAAACTAATTGTTTTGGTTCTCGGGCTGTTATGCTGCTGCTATAAGAGTGTTGTGGTAGTTCAATTACAATGAAATGCTAATGTCATATTTTACCACTAGGGGGAG is a window of Toxotes jaculatrix isolate fToxJac2 chromosome 4, fToxJac2.pri, whole genome shotgun sequence DNA encoding:
- the LOC121180840 gene encoding small integral membrane protein 26-like, with amino-acid sequence MPFKDALKWNKRVSAVYALGVWTMIGSYAYYKYTGRYEDTAVQKEEEVEEQENPNKVVYQTAHSKTVMVYKKDFVPYSSRIYNFITSFSSQPGTGDGEK